GCGTTGGGATGCGTCGTGCGTCGGATGCGACGGGAGGGCCGGGCGGGGTGGCCTCGGCGATGTGGTCACCCTACGAAGGGGGTGGGACAGTGCCGCCGAGCTCTCTGGCGCCGTGCGAACCACAGCAGTGTAAGTACGAACAGCCGTTCGGATCAAGGACCCTCGCACCGGAGACCGCGACGGACCGGCTCCACCCCTGCCTCGGACCCCGAGCCCCGCATCACCGGGTGCTGTCGCTACGGTGACGGGAGACGTCCCCCGCTCGCCTCCAGGAGTGCCGCCATGAGCCAGCCCCTCCCCGCCGACCCCACCGAGCGCGACGCCGAGCTGCGCCGTCGCCTCACCCCCGAGCAGTACCAGGTCACCCAGCAGCAGGGCACCGAGCGGGCGTTCACCGGCACCTACTGGGACTGCCACGACGAGGGCGTCTACCGCTGCATCGTCTGCGACACCCCGCTGTTCACCTCCGACACCAAGTTCGACTCCGGCACCGGGTGGCCCAGCTTCTGGACCGCGGTGGACGAGGGCGCGGTGGAGACCCGCACCGACAGCTCCCACGGCATGGTGCGCACCGAGGCCGTGTGCGCCACCTGCGGGGCCCACCTCGGTCACGTCTTCGACGACGGCCCGGCCCCCACCGGCCTGCGGTACTGCATGAACTCGGCCTCGCTGCGCCTCGACGCCGCCACCGGCACCGACGCCTGAACCTGACTCGGACGACCCCCCGGGCCCCGGTGTCCCGGCTCTTCGTGGCGGTCGACCCGCCCGACCAGGTGCGCCACGCCCTCACCGAGGTGGTGCCCCGACCCGAAGGCCCCGGGGTGCGCTGGGTCCCGCCCGACCAGTGGCACGTCACCCTGCGCTTCCTCGGTGAGGCCGACGAGCGCGCGGCGGTGGCGGCGCTGGCCCGGCTCCGGGCCCCGCGAGCGACGGCGACGATCGGGCCCAGAGTGTCCCGGCTCGGCCGCACCGTCGTGTGCCTGCCGGTTTCCGGTCTCGACGACTTGGCCGGCGCCGTCGAGGAGGCCACCATCCACGTCGGCGTTCCTCCGGACCATCGTTTCCGGGGCCACCTCACCCTGGCCCGGCTCAAGGCCCGGGCCGCGTGCGGGGTCACCGGCACCGCGGTGTCGGCCGCCTTCGAAGTGGGCGCGGTGCGCCTGTACCGCAGCACCCTGCACCCCGACGGGGCGCGCCACGAGCTGGTGGCCGAGGTGGCCCTCGGCGGGTGATCAGCGGGCGAGCAGGCGCCGCCTGAGGTGATCGAGCAGCGAGATGACCGTGTACTGGGCGACCTGGTCGCGTCCACCGGGAAGGCGCATCATGGCGGTCTCGGTGACACCGTCGAGGTGGCTGGCGATGAACACCGTCCCCGGTTGGACCCCCTCCTGGGCCGTCGGGCCGGCCACCCCGGTGGTGGCCAGGCCCACGTCGCTGCCCACCACCCGGCAGATGCCCTCGGCCATGGCGGCCGCGCACTCCTCGGTGACCACGGGACCCTCGGGGACACCGAGCAGGTCGAACTTCACGTCGCTGGCGTAGGCCACCACGCCCCCACGCACCA
The window above is part of the Rhabdothermincola salaria genome. Proteins encoded here:
- the msrB gene encoding peptide-methionine (R)-S-oxide reductase MsrB — its product is MSQPLPADPTERDAELRRRLTPEQYQVTQQQGTERAFTGTYWDCHDEGVYRCIVCDTPLFTSDTKFDSGTGWPSFWTAVDEGAVETRTDSSHGMVRTEAVCATCGAHLGHVFDDGPAPTGLRYCMNSASLRLDAATGTDA
- the thpR gene encoding RNA 2',3'-cyclic phosphodiesterase, whose protein sequence is MSRLFVAVDPPDQVRHALTEVVPRPEGPGVRWVPPDQWHVTLRFLGEADERAAVAALARLRAPRATATIGPRVSRLGRTVVCLPVSGLDDLAGAVEEATIHVGVPPDHRFRGHLTLARLKARAACGVTGTAVSAAFEVGAVRLYRSTLHPDGARHELVAEVALGG